From the genome of Deltaproteobacteria bacterium, one region includes:
- a CDS encoding cold-shock protein, whose product MAEGKVKWFNEKKGFGFIEQDGGKDLFVHYTAIQGDSFKTLKEGQRVSFEIEETSKGPKAKNVQII is encoded by the coding sequence GTGGCAGAAGGAAAGGTGAAGTGGTTCAACGAGAAGAAAGGCTTTGGTTTCATCGAGCAGGATGGTGGAAAGGACCTTTTTGTCCACTATACAGCCATTCAGGGAGACAGTTTTAAAACCCTGAAGGAAGGCCAGAGGGTGAGCTTCGAGATCGAAGAGACATCCAAAGGCCCGAAAGCTAAGAACGTCCAGATCATTTAA
- a CDS encoding HU family DNA-binding protein has translation MAKKPMTKAQIVTHFAKKFELSKKTSAAIIDEVAALAISETKKTGSFTLPGIGKLVLVKRKARMGRNPATGAEIKIPAKTVVKMRIAKAAKEAVVPGRK, from the coding sequence ATGGCTAAGAAACCCATGACCAAAGCTCAGATTGTTACCCATTTTGCAAAAAAATTCGAGCTCTCCAAGAAGACCTCTGCAGCGATTATTGATGAGGTTGCAGCGCTGGCGATCTCCGAAACCAAGAAGACCGGCTCCTTTACCCTTCCTGGTATCGGGAAACTGGTCCTGGTCAAGAGGAAAGCCCGTATGGGGCGCAATCCGGCCACAGGGGCAGAGATCAAGATTCCAGCGAAGACTGTGGTCAAGATGCGGATTGCGAAAGCGGCTAAGGAGGCGGTTGTACCGGGGAGGAAATAA
- a CDS encoding helix-turn-helix domain-containing protein, producing MAKIESIIKAEIQRLAKREVRSKFLPLRREVWGMRLKLSGLLKSFTKLDRWAKEQTRQAERMEINLEATPEEVKASRFTPERIRNLRKKKGISQRELAILAGVTIGAVTSWEKGKFKPKGDKKAALVALRKVSKREVKKILAEKAGAKSKEGSKERRLKVNRGQRKVGKKVLKK from the coding sequence ATGGCAAAAATTGAATCCATCATCAAAGCTGAAATCCAAAGGTTGGCCAAGAGGGAAGTCCGATCAAAGTTTCTCCCTCTTCGAAGAGAAGTTTGGGGAATGAGGCTTAAGCTTTCAGGGTTACTCAAAAGTTTCACCAAGCTGGATCGATGGGCTAAGGAACAGACTCGCCAAGCTGAAAGAATGGAAATTAATTTGGAAGCCACCCCAGAAGAAGTGAAAGCCTCCCGGTTTACGCCGGAGCGGATTCGCAATCTACGGAAGAAAAAAGGTATATCGCAAAGAGAACTCGCCATTCTCGCGGGGGTGACCATTGGAGCTGTGACATCCTGGGAAAAGGGAAAATTCAAGCCGAAAGGGGATAAAAAAGCTGCCCTGGTGGCCTTGCGAAAGGTGAGCAAGCGGGAGGTGAAGAAAATTCTCGCTGAAAAAGCAGGGGCAAAAAGTAAAGAGGGTAGCAAAGAAAGGAGGCTCAAAGTCAATAGGGGGCAGAGGAAGGTTGGTAAAAAAGTCCTGAAGAAATAA